One window of Mediterraneibacter butyricigenes genomic DNA carries:
- the ruvB gene encoding Holliday junction branch migration DNA helicase RuvB, with amino-acid sequence MARRILTTENLEEDVKIENHLRPQLLSDYIGQEKAKETLKIYIEAAKERGESLDHVLFYGPPGLGKTTLAGIIANEMGVNLKITSGPAIEKPGEIAAILNNLQEGDVLFVDEIHRLNRQVEEVLYPAMEDYCIDIMIGKGASARSIRLDLPHFTLVGATTRAGMLTAPLRDRFGVIHRLEFYSWEELRTIILRSAKVLNVEIDPDGAYEMAKRSRGTPRLANRLLKRVRDFAQVRYEGVITKQVAQEALDLLDVDKLGLDTQDREILQALIYKFQGGPVGLESLAATLSEDAGTLEDVYEPYLIKSGFVQRTPRGRVATDLAYEHLGIPKEE; translated from the coding sequence ATGGCAAGAAGAATTTTGACAACGGAAAATCTGGAAGAAGATGTAAAGATTGAAAATCATTTGCGTCCCCAGTTGCTTTCGGACTACATTGGCCAGGAAAAGGCGAAAGAAACTTTGAAAATATATATTGAAGCGGCGAAAGAAAGAGGGGAGTCTCTGGATCATGTATTATTTTACGGCCCTCCGGGACTTGGAAAGACTACACTTGCCGGGATTATTGCAAATGAAATGGGTGTGAATCTGAAAATCACATCCGGACCTGCAATCGAAAAGCCGGGAGAAATCGCAGCGATTCTGAATAATCTCCAGGAGGGGGATGTGTTGTTTGTAGATGAGATTCACCGCCTGAACCGACAAGTGGAAGAGGTGCTGTACCCGGCGATGGAAGATTATTGCATTGATATTATGATCGGCAAGGGTGCGAGCGCCAGATCCATCCGCTTGGATTTGCCGCATTTTACTTTGGTAGGTGCGACTACAAGAGCCGGCATGCTGACGGCACCATTGCGGGATCGATTTGGTGTGATCCACCGTTTGGAATTTTATAGTTGGGAAGAATTGCGTACGATTATTTTACGTTCTGCAAAGGTATTGAATGTGGAAATTGACCCGGATGGAGCTTATGAGATGGCAAAGCGCTCCAGAGGAACGCCGAGACTTGCCAATCGATTATTGAAACGGGTGCGTGATTTTGCACAGGTGCGTTATGAGGGAGTGATTACAAAACAGGTGGCACAGGAAGCGTTGGATCTTCTGGATGTAGACAAACTGGGCCTGGATACACAGGATCGTGAGATCTTGCAGGCACTGATTTACAAATTTCAGGGAGGCCCGGTCGGACTGGAATCTTTGGCGGCAACCTTGTCCGAAGACGCAGGAACACTGGAGGATGTCTATGAGCCTTATCTGATCAAAAGCGGATTTGTTCAGAGAACTCCCCGGGGAAGGGTGGCAACGGATCTGGCCTATGAACATCTGGGAATTCCGAAGGAAGAATAA
- a CDS encoding Gx transporter family protein, whose protein sequence is MKNRVAYFGVFVALAFIFSYIETLLPVPIGIPGVKLGLANLVIVIALYKMGTKFSFPLTVARVILAGFMFGSMFSMLYSLAGALVSFAAMVFLKSRDGFSVMGVSIVGGVFHNIGQLIVAMFVVETARLLYYGPILLISGVCTGFLIGIVSKEVLKRLPDFGIQK, encoded by the coding sequence TTGAAAAACCGGGTAGCATATTTTGGTGTCTTTGTGGCGCTTGCATTTATATTCAGTTATATAGAGACTCTTTTGCCGGTTCCGATCGGAATTCCCGGAGTGAAGCTTGGACTTGCAAATCTGGTGATCGTGATTGCTCTTTATAAAATGGGTACGAAGTTTTCATTTCCGTTGACCGTGGCAAGAGTGATTCTGGCAGGCTTTATGTTTGGCAGCATGTTCAGTATGCTTTACAGCCTGGCGGGTGCGCTGGTAAGTTTTGCGGCGATGGTATTTTTGAAAAGCCGGGATGGATTCAGTGTGATGGGAGTCAGTATTGTGGGAGGTGTTTTTCACAATATCGGTCAGTTGATTGTGGCAATGTTTGTGGTGGAGACTGCCAGACTTTTATATTATGGGCCGATTCTTCTGATCTCTGGTGTGTGTACAGGGTTTCTGATCGGGATTGTATCAAAAGAAGTCCTGAAACGGCTTCCAGATTTTGGAATTCAGAAATAG
- a CDS encoding NusG domain II-containing protein has translation MKKKDFILAGSILLLAGIWILIRFFMLDSESGSVLITVDGKEYGRYQLSSEQEIQINETNVLEIRDGEAKMKSADCPDQICVHQRAISKNGESIICLPNKVVVSIEGAEDSQIDVVAR, from the coding sequence ATGAAAAAGAAAGATTTCATATTAGCGGGAAGCATTCTGTTGCTTGCGGGCATATGGATACTGATCCGTTTTTTTATGTTGGATTCAGAAAGCGGAAGTGTTCTGATTACAGTCGATGGAAAAGAATACGGAAGATATCAGCTTTCTTCGGAACAGGAGATTCAGATTAATGAGACAAATGTACTGGAGATCCGGGACGGAGAGGCGAAAATGAAATCCGCAGACTGCCCGGATCAGATCTGTGTACACCAGCGCGCGATTTCGAAGAATGGAGAAAGTATCATCTGTTTACCAAATAAGGTTGTTGTATCGATTGAGGGAGCAGAAGATTCCCAGATAGATGTGGTGGCGCGTTAA
- the zapA gene encoding cell division protein ZapA, with translation MSSAKHFTEVLIGGKVYTLSGFEGEEYLQKVSTYLNHKITECSNSEGYRKQSADTRNILLALNIADDYYKAKKQCDSLENDIELKDKDMYDLKHELISVQIRLENAEKELSKMKEENNDLQMQIVKLETEMKNRRK, from the coding sequence ATGAGTTCGGCAAAACATTTTACAGAAGTTCTGATCGGCGGTAAGGTATATACCCTGAGCGGATTTGAAGGAGAAGAATATCTCCAGAAAGTCTCCACCTATCTGAACCACAAGATAACAGAGTGTTCAAACAGTGAAGGATATCGGAAACAGAGTGCAGATACGCGCAATATCCTGTTGGCATTGAACATTGCAGATGATTATTATAAAGCGAAGAAGCAGTGTGATTCCCTGGAAAATGATATCGAACTGAAAGATAAAGACATGTATGATCTGAAGCACGAGTTGATTTCGGTACAGATCAGACTGGAGAATGCAGAGAAGGAACTTTCTAAGATGAAAGAGGAGAACAACGACCTTCAGATGCAGATCGTAAAATTAGAAACTGAAATGAAGAATCGAAGAAAATAA
- the ruvA gene encoding Holliday junction branch migration protein RuvA, translated as MISYIKGELAGVTEEKAIIEAGGIGYGIYMPGKDLAQLPGIGEQLKIHTYLNVREDAMQLFGFLTGDELEVFRLLITVNGIGPKGGLGILSALSADELRFAVMAGDVKAITAAPGIGKKTAERLILDLKDKLKMEDILERQPEEADLRSGTVGNDVQTEAVEALVSLGYGSAESLRAVREAVKENQETELGAEALLKIALKKML; from the coding sequence ATGATTTCATATATTAAGGGAGAACTTGCAGGGGTTACAGAGGAAAAGGCGATTATAGAGGCCGGTGGAATCGGATATGGAATTTATATGCCGGGAAAGGATCTGGCGCAGTTGCCGGGAATCGGAGAACAGCTTAAGATCCATACCTATCTGAATGTACGGGAGGACGCCATGCAGTTGTTTGGTTTCCTAACCGGGGACGAACTGGAGGTGTTTCGTCTGCTGATCACAGTCAATGGAATCGGGCCAAAAGGAGGTCTGGGAATTTTGAGCGCACTTTCAGCGGACGAATTGCGGTTTGCTGTGATGGCAGGAGATGTCAAAGCGATTACAGCAGCTCCAGGAATCGGAAAGAAAACAGCGGAACGCCTGATCCTGGATCTGAAAGATAAGCTGAAAATGGAAGATATTCTTGAGCGTCAGCCGGAAGAAGCAGATCTGCGTTCGGGAACTGTCGGAAACGATGTGCAGACAGAGGCGGTAGAAGCACTGGTTTCTCTCGGATATGGAAGCGCAGAAAGTCTGCGGGCGGTTCGTGAGGCTGTGAAGGAGAATCAGGAAACAGAGCTGGGCGCGGAGGCACTTCTGAAAATAGCTTTGAAGAAAATGTTATAA
- a CDS encoding FAD:protein FMN transferase, producing MKYFINHGIPHRIFSALFPILLVALALTGCSTPPKNEGLSATGFYFDTVVTLQVWGTNDEEILNHCMKLCTQYEQKLSRTIEGSDIWNINHAQGNPVTVSDETIQVLEAGLSYSQLSEGRFDITIAPLSILWDIDNNPGTIPEQSAIEEARSHVNYQTVQISGNTVTLTDPNAAIDLGGIAKGYIADQLKAYLKDQGIEHAWISLGGNVVTIGTKIDGSPFRIGIQKPFAEENTAITTLEVTDQSVVSSGIYERYFEKDGKIYHHILDPATGYPCETDLYGVTILSKKSVDGDGYSTICLSLGLKEGLKFINQQDGIEAIFITSDYKLHYSDGLKDLN from the coding sequence ATGAAATATTTTATAAACCACGGCATACCTCACAGAATATTTTCTGCACTCTTTCCAATCCTGCTGGTTGCTCTGGCTCTGACAGGCTGTTCTACCCCACCGAAAAACGAAGGACTCTCCGCTACCGGATTTTATTTTGATACCGTCGTTACGCTCCAGGTCTGGGGAACCAATGACGAAGAGATTCTGAATCACTGTATGAAACTTTGTACCCAATATGAACAGAAATTAAGCCGTACCATAGAAGGCAGCGATATCTGGAACATCAATCACGCCCAGGGAAATCCGGTCACAGTTTCCGATGAGACGATTCAGGTTCTGGAAGCCGGACTTTCTTACAGTCAGCTTTCCGAAGGCCGTTTTGATATCACCATCGCTCCCTTAAGTATTCTCTGGGATATCGACAATAATCCCGGAACGATTCCCGAACAGTCAGCAATTGAGGAGGCCAGATCCCATGTAAACTATCAAACGGTACAGATTTCCGGCAACACGGTCACTCTTACAGACCCAAATGCAGCAATCGATCTGGGCGGAATCGCCAAAGGATATATTGCAGATCAGTTAAAAGCTTATTTAAAAGACCAGGGCATCGAACACGCCTGGATCAGTCTGGGTGGAAATGTAGTCACCATCGGTACCAAAATAGACGGTTCTCCATTTCGTATCGGCATCCAGAAGCCTTTTGCCGAAGAAAACACGGCAATCACAACTCTGGAAGTTACCGATCAGTCTGTGGTGTCTTCCGGAATCTATGAACGGTATTTCGAGAAAGACGGGAAGATCTATCATCACATTCTGGATCCCGCAACCGGATATCCCTGCGAGACAGATCTCTACGGAGTCACGATTCTTTCCAAGAAATCTGTCGATGGTGACGGTTACAGTACCATCTGTCTTTCTCTCGGACTGAAAGAAGGTCTGAAATTCATCAACCAACAGGACGGAATCGAAGCCATCTTTATCACCAGTGATTATAAGCTTCATTATTCTGATGGACTGAAAGATCTCAACTAA
- a CDS encoding U32 family peptidase: protein MVQSGFPEVLAPAGSYESFHAAIAAGADAVYLAGNLFGARAFAQNFSEEELLHVIDEAHLHGRKIYLTVNTLLKEKELEEKLYTYLEPYYNEGLDAVIVQDYGVLRFIRQHFPGLALHASTQMTVTGPEGASLLADYGVERVVPARELSLKEVETIKKATQMEMECFVHGALCYCYSGQCLMSSMIGGRSGNRGQCAQPCRLPYTYKGKNGYLMSLKDICTLESIPDLIEHGIDSFKIEGRMKKPEYVAGVTAMYRKYTDLYLEHGREKFRVKKSDLEELMDLYNRGGFHSGYYFVHNGPEMLCTNRPNHAGTKAAKVLGQKGRELQISVLKDLSKGDVLEFPSGHGDYTLGKDWKKGERQTILLPKNQREKKGAWIFRTRCNALLQRLNQTYVNAKLQEPISGRVVLKPGEKAVLELRFTGRNGTKTVIRVKGERIAPAENRPLTEEQVTKALAKTGNTPFYFETLDVKLEGDCFCPMQQLNTLRRQGIEELEKAVLNGFRRTSADVGQQDMTDTVSDLEKRADNTAGNLRTSVLAETLEQLEAMWEFLESALESSEMEQSLRRIYLDFELFLGKETPEKTREICRKFQQKKIQIFLALPHISRGNLDGKLKSLLLAEKETVDGVLIRNLESLGMLRKIGFDKSVIADHNLYILNHEAKKFLKEEGISEYTASLELNAKELSGLDLTDCEGVVYGYIPVMESAQCLEKTCFGCKKASGRDEMADRLGHRFSIRRVCTFCYNVIYNTDPQVLFSEMDTLRRVKVSSCRLHFTGESKAETKQILSLYTQAYAQDPVWPENLNYTKGHFRRGIK from the coding sequence ATGGTACAGTCTGGATTTCCGGAAGTCCTGGCACCGGCAGGATCTTATGAAAGTTTTCATGCGGCAATTGCTGCGGGAGCAGACGCGGTCTATCTGGCGGGAAATCTGTTCGGAGCAAGGGCATTTGCACAGAATTTTTCAGAAGAGGAACTGTTGCATGTGATCGATGAGGCGCATTTACATGGACGAAAGATCTATCTGACGGTCAATACCCTTTTGAAGGAAAAAGAGTTGGAAGAAAAATTATATACCTATCTGGAACCTTATTATAACGAAGGGCTGGATGCCGTGATCGTGCAGGATTATGGAGTCCTTCGTTTTATCCGGCAACATTTTCCGGGACTTGCGCTGCATGCAAGCACGCAGATGACGGTGACTGGTCCGGAAGGGGCGAGTCTGCTGGCAGATTATGGGGTAGAACGTGTGGTTCCGGCCAGGGAACTATCTTTAAAAGAAGTTGAGACCATAAAAAAGGCCACGCAGATGGAAATGGAATGTTTCGTACACGGTGCATTGTGTTACTGTTATTCCGGCCAGTGCCTGATGAGCAGTATGATCGGGGGAAGAAGCGGCAACCGGGGACAGTGTGCCCAGCCCTGTCGGCTTCCTTATACTTATAAAGGAAAAAACGGATATCTGATGAGTCTGAAAGACATCTGTACGCTGGAATCAATACCGGATCTGATCGAACATGGCATCGATTCCTTTAAGATTGAAGGCAGGATGAAAAAGCCGGAATATGTGGCAGGTGTTACGGCAATGTACCGGAAATATACGGATTTATATCTGGAGCATGGCAGAGAAAAATTCCGGGTAAAGAAGTCGGATCTGGAAGAACTGATGGATCTATACAACCGGGGAGGATTCCACAGCGGTTATTATTTCGTACACAATGGACCGGAGATGCTTTGTACCAATCGACCGAATCATGCGGGGACGAAGGCTGCAAAAGTGTTGGGACAAAAGGGAAGAGAATTGCAGATTTCTGTGCTGAAAGATCTGTCCAAAGGAGATGTACTGGAATTTCCGTCCGGACATGGAGATTATACACTTGGCAAAGACTGGAAAAAAGGAGAAAGGCAGACGATACTGCTTCCGAAAAATCAGCGGGAAAAGAAAGGCGCCTGGATTTTTCGAACCAGATGCAATGCGTTGCTGCAACGTCTGAATCAGACGTATGTAAATGCAAAACTTCAGGAGCCGATCTCAGGACGTGTTGTTCTGAAACCTGGTGAGAAAGCAGTGTTGGAACTTCGGTTTACAGGCAGAAACGGGACAAAAACCGTGATCCGGGTTAAGGGGGAACGAATCGCTCCGGCAGAAAATCGTCCGCTTACGGAAGAGCAGGTGACAAAGGCGCTTGCTAAAACGGGAAATACGCCGTTTTATTTTGAAACACTGGATGTAAAGCTGGAAGGAGACTGCTTCTGTCCGATGCAGCAGTTAAATACACTCCGCCGGCAGGGAATCGAAGAACTGGAAAAAGCGGTCTTGAATGGGTTCAGAAGAACTTCCGCAGATGTCGGTCAGCAAGATATGACGGATACGGTTTCTGATTTAGAAAAAAGAGCTGATAACACTGCTGGAAACCTGCGAACCTCCGTTCTGGCAGAAACACTGGAACAACTGGAGGCGATGTGGGAGTTTCTGGAATCAGCACTGGAAAGTTCTGAGATGGAGCAGAGTCTTCGAAGAATCTATCTGGATTTTGAATTGTTCCTTGGAAAAGAAACGCCGGAGAAAACGCGGGAAATCTGCAGAAAATTTCAGCAAAAGAAGATTCAGATCTTTCTGGCACTTCCTCATATCAGCAGAGGAAATCTCGATGGAAAGCTGAAATCATTGCTTCTGGCGGAGAAAGAGACTGTGGATGGTGTCCTGATCCGCAATCTGGAATCTCTTGGAATGCTGAGAAAAATCGGATTTGACAAATCGGTGATTGCAGACCATAATCTATATATATTAAATCATGAAGCAAAAAAGTTTTTAAAAGAAGAGGGGATTTCAGAATATACAGCCTCTCTGGAATTGAACGCAAAGGAACTTTCGGGGCTTGATCTCACGGATTGCGAGGGTGTGGTCTATGGATATATACCGGTGATGGAAAGTGCACAGTGTCTGGAAAAGACCTGTTTTGGATGCAAAAAAGCGTCTGGAAGAGATGAGATGGCAGACAGACTGGGACATCGTTTTTCGATAAGAAGAGTCTGTACCTTTTGTTATAATGTGATCTATAATACAGATCCGCAGGTGCTGTTTTCTGAAATGGATACTTTGCGCAGAGTGAAGGTTTCTTCCTGTCGGCTTCATTTTACAGGCGAAAGCAAGGCGGAAACGAAACAGATTTTATCGCTTTACACACAGGCTTACGCGCAAGATCCGGTATGGCCGGAGAATTTGAATTATACGAAGGGACATTTCCGCAGGGGGATTAAGTAA